The nucleotide window atatcgcataaaagagaagttcattgctaataaaattactttttaaacaagtgtacattaccttaccacagtattaacactagcaacagtacaagatatcacattgaaatcaaaacagtaaccgagcgttctacaatgtttacattcaggattatgcAAACACtcatgtccatgcatgtctattcactttcatGTTTAAACATTAGTTTGTATGAgccatactttaagtaacaaactaccTAGAAAATAAGCTCAttataaacatatcaaaatattttgtatagtaggcctacattattatctgaaaaaaatacatgctgtgaattttttggatacattattcatggttagaaggaacagtgtttttagtagttttgatggcttcattactagTCAGTCAACCCATTAgagtaacaaataaatttgatatgcttttaaaatagataaaatgtacttactgctgtaaacatttcagatttttgccacctgtcccacatatGGTTTTTGGGCCTCAAAacaagacattttcaaaatcttaagatttggcagtcatttttttttaatgaaggacactttgtaacagtccaattttttaaaataagtacctaagagttaaaaggtaaaaaacaggcctgttgcCTTGtgttgtaaaataagaatgctacaacTCAAGGAAGAAGTGATGGAAACggcaaatatacaaaaaaaatttttttggcaaCTACAAGGTGAacagttatcatataccaaatatcatcaaaatcaaatatAGTGAtacactgatcatttgttgaattaaaatggaatagcCCTTGTACATACAATCCTTTAATTTCCCAAGATGTGAAgccaccttttctttctttttcctgtttagcctccgtaactactgtttagataattcttcagaggatgaatgaggatgatatgtatgagtgtaaatgaagtgtagtcttgtacattctcagtttgacggttcctgagatgtgtggttaattgaaacccaaccaccaaagaacactggtatccacgatctagtattcaaatccatgtaaaaataactggctttactaggacttgaacgctggaactctcgacttccaaatcacctgatttggtaagacgcgttcaccactagaccaacccggtagctTATAATACCAgcatcttgtgttttttttttttatgaatcagatttattttaaaaaagagacgAAAATGGGAAATCCCAAATCACCTTCTAATATAAAAcggttacataatttaattttaagtagattataaagaaaaatcatataagagataataactgaaaaaagatCAAACAACTGTGGTGAGATTTATTAAAAGGAACAATgaaagaacagaataaaaaatataaatggaataaaaaaagaagcatactcaaaattcatttcaaaagcaaattaaaaaaaacgaacacTACAAAATCTTTGTTTAGAAAGATAAATATCAACAATCATAACTAATTATTATCACTGatactcaaataaaaaattaaagagttatCTGATTACATTGGATGGGATgattttgcttaaatttatttttatttcttctctgtAGTTTTACAGTCATCAACTAACTCCTCTATTATAGAAGTTAGTTACACAGTACAGAAGTCTTTCtacaatatagtaaaaaatataagggtTTATTAACTCGAGTCACAATGAATGTCAAAAGTACACATGCCTAGatgtaaaaaaagatatacaaTGCTTAAAATTTGAGCATGTACAACACACAGTGGAAATTTtccacttaatttaaaaacaaattaaacaattaacaataattttaccttttttgataggACTACTAATAGTACTTCCATTTTCTTTTGGTTCATGAATTGAATCAGGAGAACTTTTTAATAGAATATCTGGTATATTAGGTAAATGTTTTGGTGGTGTTCGAGCAATCGGGGAATTTCTTAAATGCAGCAGAGTCGCTCTTTCATAAACGATTCGTGTACCTGAAAAAAGcacctttttaaataaataacacaaaagaaataaaatttatttatatcatcatGAGTTGTTTAAGGATCATACCCaattgaacattattattattattactagtttcaataacaacaaaacaacagaaaattgcAACAAAGCAGGTTTGATTGATTGCTTAATTTAATATCCTGATTAATAATTGGGTCAATAATACCTATGTATGGGCTTTTTGTTCCTTACACTggctaaaaattaaaagcatttcctaatttgaaaatgaaaaaattataatttcaacttTAAGACAGTAAAACTAAAACTGTAGCATTTGTGCGACTTAAATCAATAATGTTTCAGTCGATGATTGATAAATCATGCAAGTTCATTCATGTAGACTTGGATTGGTCAAAGGCAAGTGTTATAATGAAGTGTACATTATGATTTAAGGTATATGGCAAAGCAGAAAATTTCACCAACTATGGAATTTGAGGCTTAAAATGCTTTTAAACACACAAAATATTCATCTTGTAGAGATTACATTCAAGCGTTATTACGggttaaataaaactaacagaaaattatgtattaagtataaagaaaaaaatctgatgtggacactacatgatatTCTTGTAAGACTATTAagttacatacacatattttttgctgcacttcatttaaacatttgtattgaaagtgagatataatcttccaattctttaataaagtggacagttacacaattgctgaaatattagtttttattaacatcaaatatttatacaattattaattcaacaattttacatgaaatattaggacagagtaaaagtccctttattacttgtattactagatcagtattatctGTAACTtaatgagttgctgattaacagcAGTTTCAGAGCAAAGTTTTAagctattccatttagtgaactcctgtatactagttacaaatgttaatttcagtcttatggtgtaaaatatttcgtttttattattggattatttggtgaataatcaaaaatgaaaaagaaacaatcatacaggaaaaagaaagataacatgaagaaatatctgaaaaaaaaacaataagaagataaatatgaagaggaaaaaaatattaagaacaaggaaagaataaaaaaattatgagatgataaatataaagaggatgaAAATGCTAAAAtcagagaaagaataaaaaggaagaaaattttgcaaaccaAAAACACATAATCACAAAGAAAATGTTGCAAGCAAAGAAAGAAtgcaaatattaagaaaagatgataaatataaagaggaagaaaatgttacaaccaaagaaagaataaaaagttagttaataaaaagacagcatgatgaatataaagagaaaatttgaaaactagagaacgtgtacacaaattaagatcagaataattatatcaaatcagagtgattaaatgattggcaacgaAAACATATAAACGAAATTATAGATAATTAACTCCGAcctagggagaatattgtcccaacaatatcagaggagtaatgaactaaaaggtaagaatattttgcaatttattaaagatcgggtattatgccttagtgttgttcttatgaggatctatttttcagtcactctgtagttaactttaatgtagataaaattaaacagaaattccagaataattaaataaatttaaactagaaaatcaaaaaatacgattctaataattttcaattaatattaaataatcagatgtttcaccaaatctgttacatttacacatgagtaataatgcctattaaattgcatatacacattttttaaaatatataaaattttattttactaataacttctgatttttttcatatttttttttattgttattattgaataattatttatagtaaatacttttttacaatcacagcttaataattattaataaatcaatatatttaaaataaaaaaaggagattaaatctGATTCaaagcgatgtgccttcccttgtaagacccaaatatttcattaattaaaattttatttggttataactcaggaaccaatgaaaataagtaccacttataatatagttgaaaagctctcaaagagggcttattagttaaaaaaaaaggtccaaaatccagacttttggggattttgggcttttttggacacttttggttcagtcaattacaattaaaaggggagatgcacaactaggtgttacagtgctaaatccaaaatttttacatcctatggttaatcgtttttgagttatgcgagatacatacatacctaTGTACGTAAAaatgtcacactgaaactagtcaaaatggatatttccgttgaaatcttaaatttttcgctatcacaatacttcttttacttcgtacaaggaagtaaaaacaaatgtTCCTTCAattcagttttacaaaaaaaaaaaacattacatcatgATACTCCACAATTAACTTGTATACAAAACATATCTTTTGGTGTAACATACTTTTCATTTCATCATACTCTAAAGCTGCATAGTCTATATAAGGAGCAATGaaacactgaaaaatattttccttaaacttTCAGCTGATGTAGATTTTTATcacagtttcttttattaaatataaatgtttgtctGCTCTTATCATCCATTACTGTTAAACTCAAAAAATGGAATCATCACTAGAGTTACTGAAGACACAACATAAGTAGTTAGGAAACCGATTTCAAGTGGGATTTTATCCACCAGTAGTGATGCTCACACCAACTAGATCATTGATGAATATGTTAATATGTTTTGCTATAAAATGACACTTCAATCCTGCAAGTATTGAAATAAACTTCTACACACTTTAAGTCCTTCCAAGTTATCCTGTGTAGAAGCACTTTTAcaacagaaaatacatttttttcaagtgAAATTTTCTCCTGGTGCTAGGAAAGCTACTGATAAAATCTCTCTGAAAAGGTGGAggtaaaatttctgtaaatatattatttaaaatagcaaaTTTTATGATGTGTCTGGAATTCTTCTTCACACTATTGACCAAGGAGTTTATTAGATATGCTGTTTAAATGACCATGCCTTGAAAGTACAATGATCAGGTTTACAACTACCTTAACAAGTGCAGTGATACAGCATAACTTCCATGATCCATTTTAATTTAACCTAACCATAGTAACTCCCCTGCCCAGCTACCAGTGACAGAATATATAAACTTTCCCGAGAACTATAGAAAAGTTATAGTCAatggttcttttatattttaataaaagatctaACTGCAGTTTATGAATAAGTACTGGccaaattatcataattatggttattttatGGTGATGAAGGAATAGTTTGAATCTTACTCATATGACAGGCaggaaagtataatttatatgaacATGTCTTTTCGTAAGTAGTAACTTACGAAATATATTCCATAAGGGAGTGTGTTGACCCCTCCTCTATTCTATCAATTTTAATGATGTTTCAGACTATTTGAATTCTGTAGTATTGATGATGATCATAAGTGTTAACATGCTTAATGATGAATTGATCAATGAATGTGTTGATGCCATTAATAGTCTCATGTAGCtgaatggataaaaataaaattaaccttcaCTTAAATAGTAATGAAAAGTATCTTACCTACAACAATCGCTTACAAGAAGCTgattaccatttaaaatttacttaagtatatAATCTGGGCACATATATTTTGACAATGTACTGTCCTGGAAACTCTGGTTTCCTTGTTCCAGGAATCTATACATCAGTTCTAGCAACTGTACATCAAAAGTGGAAAATTGGAAATGAAttgtttatagattaaaaaaaaggttgtttttttgTGTCTAACTCTTTTACAGAGAGCTCGATGACTGATATAGAGATTTACTTAGGAAGGTAATATTAAAATCCAGAAATATATGACTTGTGTAATTTAACACTTAATGCAAGCAGAACAAAACCTTGTCCATATGtgcatttattaaattgaattacaaattatttgctttttattgtgAATTACTCATGAATAAAAAGGTGAATAGCCAAAtatgtatttcataaatttagattctctattaatatttaaaatattaaaacacatgcttcaaaaatgaaaactacCTACATATTTTCAATCTATCAACAATACTGcactaataaaagtaattagaaacaaaaataaaactgataatcttttataaataaaattttcatcttgaCATGTGTCTAAAATATAACTAAGAAAAGCAGGTCTTCCTGACAACAATCACAAATGATGACTTTGTCAGCCATAATAATCATATCATACAAGATGCATATAGAAATCTTCTTGGCTATTGAAACAgctttttgttattgaaaatcttacctcaattaaatcacaattaaataatcatctgaataaaataagtttagatATCTGTTTTTGTCATTACACTGTTCATctgaattactgtattttttctctCGTGGTTTTCTTCCAATGAAAtagttatagttattattttgatgttaattatgttattacCTTATGTTACTTctgttaattatgtatttattatataatttctctCTTCCACTTTCTtcacatttcattacttaaaaaaaaaagttttgtttttgtaaaacttttgacTTATTTTTGGCAGGTAGTCAGTAGACTACctgctttgatttttttaataattaatttgtctttattaaagattgttttcttaattttctttattttattgggTTGTCTACATTGACTTTTCTTATAGTACCATGACACATTTCGCTACtggtttttttcagtttatatattctgCTTACAATTATAATTGTAAGATTACCTTTGGTTGTGTACTGTGATTTTGCTGTAACTGATTTTATGAACAAAAGTTGGGGTTTAAAGGTATACCTCCTAGCCCTGTTTCATCAATTGGTTTCACAATAAAcaattactgtattataaaataattataataataataatctaatatgcTTCATATTAAGTGTAGCATTTAAATTTCAATAGTCTGTCATTATTTTAAGTACTCAATATTCCagtaacatatacatttataaacaaaaagtagAACTCAAtgtttaagtaatatataaatatatatatttataaaaagtgtttataattGAAATGTTGCCTATACAATGAATAAAAACCCAAAGATATTTGATTAACTCTtctgtaattcaataataaacttAACTGCTCAAGCAATTTagtcttaataaaaatttgtttaacagaaaataattcttgtatacaaaatttgttaaaacaatggGTACTATTAAAAACTTAACCCTAGTATGGTCAGGCAGGGTCTCTGAGATCCAGCAGTTTTCATTGTAaagtattgcttttttttaaagttattgttttGAATTGAACACTCATGTACCTTCCTAAAACGCCCCAAGAGGTCGCTGATATCACAATTCAGCAACTTATTGCATCAGTTGTGAATAACAATTTAGTAAATCGCATGTTGGCCTGACAAACCCCAGTCCGACCGTTTTCGTTACTAATTTTAGTCTGTATCAAATATAGTGTTTTACTGTTGTACATGTAATTTTAGTCAGTTACATAATGTACAAAACTCCAATGATGttctgataaattttgaaaataaaactttctattcGTGAAATtgacagaattttatataatgatttaagTAAGATTGATGATTCTGATGTCAATCCGAACTTTGAACTACTTAGTGACCATGACAGCAATAGTGAATGTGAACTTAGTAATTGATAAATAGAAACTGTAGAACTGAAAGTGTCTTCTGTTTCTAGTGATCCCATGCCCACTTCAGCCAATGCTGCTCATGCAGATTCAGGTATGTTGTCATCATACTTCTATTTGGGTGGAGATAAAAAACCAAATTGAGGAAATAAGTTTGCCTGTAAAATGTCAGAACTAGGTGGCACAATATAGTTTCCACATACTTACCTGGCAGTGTCAGACATGTAATGAATATATTCCCACCAATAGAATCATGggaattgtttttcaaaaaacaacAATTGCCTTAGTTGTCGATTGACTGACTTAGTAGTCGaatctatgaatattttttattgactctgtaaaacaaaattaccaatGTGATCCAAATATGGTTAGACCACCATATATAACGTGAACTATCAATAAAACTaagtatttatgtaaaaagtaaagggTGTGGTTGTCTGATACATGCAGAAATTGTGTGTGAAGACTGCTttgaaaagtaaagaattaaCAGATAAGTATCTTGTTTATTTACCATGCATTTCTCTTCTAACCTACGTCAAATTAAATCTTACATTGCTAcctttgtaaatatttaagattttgttatatacaaatgatttaatagaggttttcattttttaaataacatttttgcaaGATactcagatttttaatataaaaaaattgtattttttaaaaattctttaaaaatatttaaaactttttcaaaatgaaataatattatcttatctTGTATCGCTCtagatattaatgattttttgtaattaaatatatttaatattgatatatcGTGTTTTATTTCTTGGGTCCAACAGACCCAGCCTAACCATTATTGAGTTATCCTTAAGTTATTGAGTTATTAAGTTATCCTTAACTTTTTTCTGCCCGACCACCATAGGGTTAATCaaacataaatctaaaataaCTGACAATatgaaaaagcataaaaaaaataaataatctaccaCATTTGAAgaacatcattttaatttaaagacgaattgaaaaaaatgtttttcacgtATCTTGTGctttttaaaataagctttatttatctaaaatgtgaataaatgaaaaaaggccACCTAAACAAAAACTAGCTGATCACAAGAAACAGAAAAGGTAAGAAATCTGcatcttcataaatataaaaaaagaataaagaaatgacAAAGACTAAAAAGCATTAACTACGGTTACACTCTGCAAAGTGtaaatatgcataattttttttacatctacttGTCATACtgctaaatttttgtttgaaaattgaaaatcagAATGACATCAGGTTTATATCATTACAATATAACAATCCATTACCCAGCAATGATGatgattttgattatatttacacTAAAAACATATGAATGTTTATGATTTGAGGATTAAAGCAAATCCAAAATTAGATAGATTGATATTTAGTTGATGACCTTGACTTTGTTTAcaactttttcaataaattaaaacaaataaattagcatcatttaaaaattgtgaattacattttaaaccagtagtatgaaaaaataaagaaaatagagaatggcagtcatcaaaaataaatacaattaaggATGAGCTTTTtagaaatgtttcatattttaaaacaacattaagTCATGggcatcaaaattaaaatttttgctgaTATCGTTcttggaaataaattttctcGGGTAACAAGAGtagacatttacaaaaattattaaaacatctacttcattaaaaaaaaaattttacaaagctATCATTTTATAACCCGGAGATACACATCAAATATCGTTTTGGAAGGTAAAACACCTACATAAATGCGACCAACAGGATCGATTTATTTTCCCATAAATAACACATcttaataaactttaaacttgttttaactataaaaaatagttttaggggcagatataatattttaattgatagaAAATATACCTACTatagtttttctttaacttagtcctgtaaagtataaaaacaaatgacTTTTCCAGTCTGACCTTGTGCGAGAGCaacattttgttagaaaaaaagttatatgtaaCATGTTAAAGAACacgttacataaattaatttcttacctCCAGGAGTTGTAGAGTACAATGTTCCTCCAGGTGTTGTGGAGTAATCTACTGGCAATTGAGAAGAATCGTTAATAAGAATTCTACGAGAAGGAATTGTCTGACTTTGGGTGGCCTGACGAGCGACAGGAGATGCTGACAtaatgactttttattatttatgatacaaAAAGAATAATGCTTAACGAAACCAGCAAATACTTATTAAATGATAACGATAATTCTACAACtacgtataaatttttaaacttggaAGATCTATATTTTCAGGaagtataaaatatctttttttacgaAGAAACAGATTACAAGATAAAgtataagataaaataagaagGCAGAAGAAAGAATAACAGAGTTAAACACGAATTATTGCTACCTCAACTTAACACCCCTTAGACACCATTAACATCCAGCACTGCACAGTAGGAACCAATGCGTTGCAGAAAAACATACACGCTTACCaacaaacaaatacaataaaatgtcgTTGAATTCGGTAACTTGAAATTCAAGAAGTGTGATAAATTACCACAAATTGTATGATTTCAAAATAGtttaatctcattaaaataattctagtaaaaattttaaatatgatttcaacAACACAgtattcaataacaaacaaatgaaataattcaacACAACAGACACGTTGTTCACAACTGCGTCGTAGTCGGCGGGAGTGTACAACTTAAATTAGGGTACTGTTTGAACTATCaaggttataaa belongs to Lycorma delicatula isolate Av1 chromosome 1, ASM4794821v1, whole genome shotgun sequence and includes:
- the Thor gene encoding eukaryotic translation initiation factor 4E binding protein thor, which encodes MSASPVARQATQSQTIPSRRILINDSSQLPVDYSTTPGGTLYSTTPGGTRIVYERATLLHLRNSPIARTPPKHLPNIPDILLKSSPDSIHEPKENGSTISSPIKKEPVVDESSEQFQMDM